From Pseudobacteroides sp., a single genomic window includes:
- a CDS encoding cyclic-phosphate processing receiver domain-containing protein, translating to MNKKINVYLDDLRNCPDGFEIARTIEQAIYYLENFKIGILSLDHDMGIDIQGNLLPTGYDLVKYICENGLKAERIYLHTDNAVGRENMYSTLLGAQRRGFIDKNIGIYSYPIVPNKYSEE from the coding sequence ATGAACAAAAAAATTAACGTATATCTTGATGATTTACGTAATTGTCCAGATGGGTTTGAAATAGCGCGAACAATAGAGCAGGCAATTTATTATCTTGAGAATTTTAAAATTGGTATACTTTCTCTTGATCACGACATGGGTATTGATATACAAGGAAACCTACTTCCGACAGGATATGATCTAGTCAAATATATCTGCGAAAATGGATTAAAGGCTGAGAGAATATATCTTCATACCGATAATGCTGTAGGTAGAGAAAATATGTATAGTACATTGTTAGGGGCACAGAGGAGAGGTTTTATAGATAAAAATATTGGAATTTACTCATACCCTATAGTTCCGAATAAATACTCTGAAGAATGA